In Xylanibacter ruminicola 23, a single genomic region encodes these proteins:
- a CDS encoding DNA-binding protein, with protein MALKVKAKEQLQNIGKYAGKYRYVMMPELYTALTQDKVIKEAALRSGVSKGVMQACWDAAGEVIKAWATEGHSVALPGLGTMRFGLRAKSVEKVDEVKAGLISSRRIIFTPDTDLKEELSKTAVQITCFDRDGKEVKRVTSTDDGNVEDPDQPTNGDNGGNTGGGNQGGNTGGGGHSNEPIGD; from the coding sequence ATGGCATTGAAAGTAAAAGCTAAGGAACAGTTGCAGAACATCGGCAAGTATGCTGGTAAGTATCGTTACGTGATGATGCCGGAGCTGTACACGGCTCTGACTCAGGACAAGGTGATTAAGGAGGCTGCTCTGCGCAGCGGCGTGAGCAAGGGTGTGATGCAGGCCTGCTGGGATGCGGCTGGCGAGGTGATTAAGGCATGGGCCACCGAAGGTCACTCGGTTGCGCTGCCCGGACTGGGTACCATGCGATTCGGCTTGCGCGCCAAGAGCGTTGAGAAGGTGGACGAGGTGAAGGCCGGACTGATTTCGAGTCGCCGCATTATCTTTACCCCCGACACCGATCTGAAGGAGGAGCTGTCGAAGACGGCCGTGCAGATTACCTGCTTTGACCGCGACGGCAAGGAGGTGAAGCGCGTGACCAGTACCGACGATGGTAACGTGGAGGACCCCGACCAGCCTACCAATGGCGACAACGGTGGAAACACCGGAGGCGGAAACCAGGGCGGTAACACCGGAGGCGGCGGTCACAGCAATGAACCAATCGGCGATTAG
- a CDS encoding smalltalk protein — protein sequence MSKRETIKFIVQMIASIATAIVTALGTTSCMSM from the coding sequence ATGAGTAAGAGAGAAACCATCAAGTTTATCGTGCAAATGATTGCAAGTATCGCTACGGCGATAGTAACGGCGCTGGGCACGACCAGCTGCATGAGCATGTGA
- a CDS encoding CTP synthase, which produces METKYIFVTGGVVSSLGKGIISASIGKLLQARGYKVTIQKFDPYINIDPGTLNPYEHGECYVTADGFETDLDLGHYERFTGIHTTRNNSITTGRIYKTVIDRERRGDYLGKTIQVVPHITDEIKHRMLREGLDEGFDFIITEVGGTIGDIESAPFMEAIRQLRYQLGRNAVCVHLTYVPYLKAADELKTKPTQHSVKELQGMGIQPDILVLRTERHLDDGMRMKVASFCNVDLECVVQSEDLPSIYEVPVNMQHQGLDAAIMRKIGIPVGETPAMKPWRDFLDKQRRATNEVHIGLVGKYDLQDAYKSIRESLNLAGIYNDVKVKMHFVNSEEITKANVAEKLKGLAGIVVCPGFGQRGIEGKIIAAEYTRTNDIPTFGICLGMQMMVIEFARNVLGYKDANSMEMDENTPHNVIDIMEEQKNITEMGGTMRLGAYECELVKGSRVYEAYGEETLIKERHRHRYEFNNKYQEEYEAKGMKCVGINPDANLVEIVEIPEKRWYIGTQFHPEYSSTVLNPHPLFMSFIAECKH; this is translated from the coding sequence ATGGAAACAAAGTACATTTTCGTAACAGGTGGTGTGGTTTCCTCATTAGGCAAGGGAATTATATCGGCCAGCATTGGAAAGTTGCTGCAGGCACGCGGCTACAAAGTAACTATACAGAAATTCGACCCGTACATTAACATCGACCCGGGCACGCTGAACCCCTACGAGCACGGCGAGTGCTACGTAACAGCCGACGGCTTTGAGACCGACCTGGACCTGGGACACTACGAGCGATTTACAGGCATACACACAACACGAAACAACAGCATAACAACAGGACGCATTTACAAAACGGTAATCGACCGTGAGCGTCGCGGCGACTACCTGGGTAAAACGATCCAGGTAGTGCCACATATCACAGACGAGATTAAGCACCGCATGCTGCGCGAGGGCCTTGACGAAGGCTTCGACTTTATCATTACCGAGGTGGGCGGCACCATCGGCGACATTGAGAGTGCCCCATTTATGGAGGCTATCCGACAGCTGCGTTACCAGCTGGGCCGCAATGCCGTATGCGTACACCTTACGTATGTACCTTACTTAAAAGCCGCCGACGAGTTGAAGACCAAACCCACACAGCACAGCGTGAAGGAACTGCAGGGTATGGGTATTCAGCCCGATATCCTGGTACTGCGCACCGAGCGCCATCTTGACGACGGCATGCGCATGAAGGTGGCATCGTTCTGCAACGTGGATCTGGAGTGCGTGGTGCAGAGCGAGGACCTGCCCAGCATTTACGAGGTGCCCGTGAACATGCAGCACCAGGGACTTGACGCAGCCATTATGCGTAAGATTGGTATTCCCGTAGGCGAGACACCTGCCATGAAGCCCTGGCGCGATTTCCTTGACAAGCAGCGCCGTGCCACCAACGAGGTACACATCGGACTGGTAGGAAAATACGACCTGCAGGATGCTTACAAGAGTATTCGCGAGAGCCTGAATCTGGCTGGTATCTACAACGATGTGAAGGTAAAAATGCACTTTGTGAACAGCGAGGAGATTACCAAAGCCAATGTGGCCGAGAAGCTGAAGGGTCTGGCTGGAATCGTGGTTTGTCCGGGATTCGGACAGCGCGGTATCGAGGGTAAGATCATTGCCGCCGAATACACCCGCACCAACGATATCCCCACATTCGGTATCTGCTTGGGTATGCAGATGATGGTGATTGAGTTTGCCCGCAACGTGCTGGGCTACAAGGATGCCAACAGCATGGAGATGGACGAGAACACGCCACACAACGTGATAGACATTATGGAGGAGCAGAAGAATATTACCGAGATGGGCGGCACCATGCGCCTGGGCGCTTACGAGTGTGAGCTGGTAAAGGGCAGCCGCGTGTACGAGGCCTACGGCGAGGAGACACTCATCAAGGAGCGCCACCGCCACCGCTACGAGTTTAACAACAAGTACCAGGAGGAGTACGAGGCCAAGGGCATGAAGTGCGTAGGTATCAACCCCGATGCCAACCTGGTAGAAATCGTAGAGATACCCGAGAAGCGCTGGTACATCGGTACCCAGTTCCACCCCGAATACTCATCTACGGTACTGAACCCACACCCACTGTTTATGAGCTTCATTGCAGAATGCAAACATTAA
- a CDS encoding LL-diaminopimelate aminotransferase: protein MALVNDHFLKLPNNYLFADIAKKVNAFKAMHPKVDVISLGIGDVTQPLAPAVIEAIHKAADEMATRQGFRGYGPEQGYDFLRDAILKNDFLPRGIHLDRDEVFINDGAKSDTGNIQELVRWDNSIGVTDPIYPVYIDSNVMIGRAGVQENGRWSNVLYMPCNAENGFVPQLPDRRVDVIYLCYPNNPTGTVISKAELRKWVNYALKNDTLIFYDAAYQAYIQDDEIPHSIYEIRGARKCAIEFHSYSKTAGFTGVRCGYTIVPKEVTAATLDGERIPLNPLWNRRQCTKFNGTSYISQRAAEAIYTPEGKQQVKETINYYMQNAKKMLTTLRGLGFECYGGENAPYIWAKTPETSSSWKFFEEMLYGAHVVCTPGVGFGPSGEGYVRFTAFGSHEQTDEALHRIENWLKK from the coding sequence ATGGCATTAGTAAACGACCACTTCTTGAAGCTGCCGAACAATTATCTGTTCGCCGACATTGCAAAAAAGGTAAACGCCTTTAAGGCCATGCATCCCAAGGTGGATGTCATCTCACTGGGCATAGGCGATGTAACGCAACCACTGGCACCAGCCGTTATCGAGGCTATCCACAAGGCTGCCGACGAAATGGCCACCCGTCAAGGGTTCCGTGGCTACGGACCTGAGCAGGGCTACGATTTCTTGCGCGATGCTATCTTGAAGAACGATTTCCTGCCACGTGGTATCCATCTGGATCGCGACGAGGTGTTTATCAACGATGGAGCCAAGAGCGATACGGGTAACATTCAGGAACTGGTGCGCTGGGATAACTCTATCGGCGTTACCGATCCTATCTATCCTGTTTACATCGATTCGAACGTGATGATTGGTCGTGCGGGAGTTCAGGAGAATGGTCGTTGGTCTAATGTGCTGTATATGCCTTGTAATGCCGAGAACGGTTTTGTACCCCAGCTGCCCGACCGCCGCGTTGATGTGATCTACCTGTGCTATCCTAACAACCCCACAGGTACCGTTATCTCTAAGGCCGAGCTGCGCAAGTGGGTAAACTACGCGCTTAAGAACGATACCCTCATCTTCTACGATGCTGCTTATCAGGCTTACATCCAGGACGATGAGATTCCTCATAGCATCTACGAGATTCGTGGTGCCCGCAAGTGCGCTATCGAGTTCCATTCGTACTCCAAGACGGCAGGCTTTACCGGTGTGCGCTGCGGCTACACCATCGTGCCTAAGGAGGTTACGGCTGCCACGCTCGATGGCGAGCGCATCCCTCTTAACCCCCTGTGGAACCGTCGCCAGTGTACCAAGTTTAATGGTACCAGCTACATTTCGCAGCGTGCTGCCGAGGCCATCTATACCCCCGAGGGTAAGCAGCAGGTTAAGGAAACTATCAACTACTACATGCAAAATGCCAAGAAGATGCTTACCACCCTGCGTGGCTTAGGCTTTGAGTGTTACGGTGGCGAGAATGCCCCTTACATCTGGGCTAAGACCCCCGAAACCTCAAGTTCTTGGAAGTTCTTCGAAGAGATGCTGTACGGTGCCCATGTGGTTTGTACGCCAGGTGTGGGCTTCGGTCCATCGGGCGAAGGTTACGTACGATTCACGGCCTTCGGCAGTCACGAACAAACCGACGAGGCGCTGCACCGCATCGAGAACTGGTTAAAGAAGTAA
- a CDS encoding P-II family nitrogen regulator, with amino-acid sequence MKKIEAIIRKTKFEEVKAALLSSDIDWFEYHDVHGIGQSRQERIYRGVQYSTDVIERVAITIVCRDIFLDPTVKVILQVAHTGEIGDGRIFVSDVIDTWSIRTGENGDTVLRDKK; translated from the coding sequence ATGAAAAAGATTGAAGCGATTATCCGAAAGACTAAGTTCGAGGAGGTGAAAGCTGCTTTGCTATCATCCGACATCGACTGGTTTGAGTACCACGACGTTCACGGCATTGGTCAGAGCCGTCAGGAGCGCATCTATCGTGGTGTACAGTACAGTACCGACGTGATCGAGCGTGTGGCCATCACCATTGTGTGCCGCGACATATTCCTCGATCCAACCGTAAAGGTTATTCTGCAGGTAGCTCACACAGGTGAAATCGGCGACGGTCGTATCTTTGTAAGCGATGTGATTGACACTTGGAGCATTCGCACAGGCGAGAACGGCGACACCGTATTGAGAGATAAGAAATAG
- a CDS encoding ammonium transporter — MNEIGISLDTVWMLLAAMLVFWMQPGFALCEAGFTRSKNTANILMKNFVDFMFGSLLFFFLGFGFMFGGDVLGGFIGMPNWGDLSFYESDLPVEGFLIFETVFCATAATIVSGAMAERTKFSMYLVYSAVISLIIYPVEGHWTWGGGWLCNDAADSFMMTTFGDVFHDFAGSAIVHSVGGVLALVGAIALGPRVGKYDEDGKSRAIPGHNLAMAALGVFILWLGWFGFNPGSQLAASGEVNRIAISHVFLTTNLAAVAGGTATMFLTYIKYGKPSLSLTLNGVLAGLVGITAGCDLVSPFGAVIIGLVCGIVLVYAIEFIDHKLHIDDPVGASSVHGVCGILGTLMTGLLSTSNGAFYGHGFGFFGAELFGVLVIDLWAAACGVVLFYSIKKIHGLRVSKRIEEEGLDIYEHGEMCYN, encoded by the coding sequence ATGAACGAAATTGGAATTTCACTCGATACCGTATGGATGCTATTGGCAGCTATGTTGGTTTTCTGGATGCAGCCAGGTTTTGCGCTGTGTGAAGCTGGATTTACACGCAGTAAGAACACCGCTAACATCCTGATGAAGAACTTTGTAGATTTTATGTTCGGCTCGCTGCTGTTCTTCTTCCTTGGCTTCGGCTTTATGTTTGGTGGCGACGTGCTGGGCGGTTTTATCGGTATGCCTAACTGGGGCGACCTGAGCTTTTACGAGAGCGACCTGCCTGTAGAGGGTTTCCTGATTTTCGAAACCGTATTCTGTGCCACTGCCGCAACCATCGTTAGTGGTGCTATGGCCGAGCGCACAAAGTTCTCGATGTATCTGGTTTACAGTGCAGTTATCTCACTGATTATCTACCCTGTAGAGGGTCACTGGACATGGGGTGGCGGCTGGCTTTGCAACGATGCTGCCGATAGCTTTATGATGACTACCTTTGGTGATGTGTTCCACGACTTTGCCGGTTCGGCTATCGTACACAGCGTAGGTGGTGTGCTGGCCCTGGTAGGTGCTATCGCCCTTGGTCCCCGTGTAGGCAAGTATGATGAGGACGGTAAGAGCCGCGCTATTCCTGGTCACAACCTGGCCATGGCTGCTCTGGGCGTATTCATCCTGTGGTTGGGATGGTTCGGATTCAACCCCGGTTCACAGCTGGCTGCCAGCGGCGAGGTTAACCGCATTGCCATCAGCCACGTATTCCTTACCACTAACCTGGCTGCTGTAGCAGGTGGAACTGCTACCATGTTCCTTACCTATATCAAGTATGGCAAACCATCACTCTCACTCACCCTTAACGGTGTGCTGGCAGGATTGGTTGGTATCACCGCCGGTTGCGACCTGGTATCACCCTTCGGCGCAGTTATCATCGGTCTTGTTTGCGGTATCGTACTGGTTTACGCCATCGAGTTTATCGATCACAAGCTGCACATCGACGACCCTGTAGGTGCTTCGTCAGTACACGGTGTTTGCGGTATCCTGGGTACCCTGATGACCGGTCTGCTGTCAACCTCAAACGGTGCTTTCTACGGTCACGGTTTCGGTTTCTTCGGTGCTGAGCTGTTCGGTGTTCTGGTTATCGACCTCTGGGCTGCTGCCTGTGGTGTAGTATTGTTCTACAGCATTAAGAAGATTCACGGTCTGCGCGTTAGCAAGCGTATCGAGGAAGAGGGCTTGGATATCTACGAGCACGGAGAAATGTGCTATAACTGA
- the asnB gene encoding asparagine synthase B → MCGIVGIFNVKEQSQQMRQKALKMSQKIRHRGPDWSGIYCGGSAILAHERLSIVDPESGGQPLFSPDHKQVLAVNGEIYNHQEIRRRYAGKYDFQTGSDCEVILALYREKGIDFLEDLSGIFAFALYDQEADEFLIARDPIGVIPLYIGCDADGKVYVASELKALEGQCEHYEPFLPGHYYWSADPGQKRYYKRDWMEYDAVKDNPASVEAIHDALEGAVKRQLMSDVPYGVLLSGGLDSSVISAIAEKYSEMRIEDDSKTKAYWPRLHSFAVGLKGAPDLAKAKLVADHIGTVHHEINYTIQEGLDAIRDVIYFIETYDVTTVRASTPMYLLARVIKSMGIKMVLSGEGADEIFGGYLYFHKAPTAKDFHEETVRKLSKLHLYDCLRANKSLSAWGVEGRVPFLDKEFLDVAMRTNPEAKMCPGKTVEKKIVREAFADMLPEAVAWRQKEQFSDGVGYSWIDTLKQITSEAVTDEQMAHAAERFPINPPKNKEEYYYRSIFAEHFPSDSAALSVPSEASVACSTAIALEWDEAFKNMNDPSGRAVKGVHEQAY, encoded by the coding sequence ATGTGTGGAATAGTAGGTATTTTCAACGTAAAAGAGCAGTCGCAGCAAATGCGACAGAAGGCTTTGAAGATGAGTCAGAAAATTCGCCATCGTGGTCCCGATTGGAGTGGTATCTACTGTGGCGGCTCGGCTATCTTAGCCCACGAGCGATTAAGTATTGTTGATCCAGAGTCGGGTGGTCAGCCCCTGTTCTCGCCCGACCACAAACAGGTGCTTGCCGTTAACGGCGAGATTTACAACCATCAGGAGATACGTCGCCGCTATGCCGGTAAGTACGATTTCCAGACGGGTAGCGACTGCGAGGTAATCCTGGCCCTGTACCGCGAAAAAGGTATCGATTTCCTGGAAGACCTGAGCGGTATCTTTGCCTTTGCCCTTTACGACCAAGAAGCCGACGAATTCCTGATTGCTCGCGACCCTATTGGCGTTATCCCACTGTACATTGGTTGCGATGCCGACGGAAAGGTGTACGTAGCCTCGGAGCTGAAAGCCCTCGAGGGCCAGTGCGAGCACTACGAGCCTTTCTTGCCCGGCCATTACTACTGGAGTGCCGACCCAGGACAGAAGCGTTACTACAAGCGCGACTGGATGGAGTACGATGCCGTGAAGGACAACCCCGCATCGGTAGAGGCTATCCACGACGCACTCGAAGGTGCCGTTAAGCGCCAGCTGATGAGCGACGTGCCTTACGGTGTACTGCTGTCGGGCGGACTCGACTCGAGTGTAATCTCGGCCATCGCCGAGAAATACAGCGAGATGCGTATCGAGGACGACTCGAAAACCAAAGCCTACTGGCCCCGCCTGCACTCGTTTGCCGTAGGACTGAAGGGTGCACCCGATCTGGCCAAGGCCAAGCTGGTGGCCGACCACATCGGTACCGTTCACCACGAAATCAACTACACCATACAGGAAGGTCTGGATGCCATCCGCGACGTAATCTACTTTATCGAGACCTACGACGTGACCACCGTACGTGCCTCAACACCTATGTATCTGCTGGCGCGTGTCATCAAGTCGATGGGTATCAAGATGGTGCTGAGCGGCGAAGGTGCCGACGAGATTTTCGGTGGCTACCTGTACTTCCACAAAGCCCCAACGGCCAAGGACTTCCACGAGGAAACCGTCCGTAAACTCTCTAAGCTGCACCTCTACGACTGCCTGCGTGCCAACAAGAGTCTTTCGGCATGGGGTGTTGAGGGTCGTGTGCCATTCCTCGACAAGGAGTTCCTGGATGTGGCCATGCGCACCAACCCCGAAGCTAAGATGTGCCCAGGCAAAACCGTTGAGAAGAAGATTGTACGCGAGGCCTTTGCCGACATGCTGCCCGAAGCCGTAGCCTGGCGCCAGAAGGAGCAGTTCAGCGATGGTGTAGGCTACTCGTGGATCGACACCCTGAAGCAGATTACATCCGAGGCCGTTACCGACGAGCAGATGGCCCACGCCGCCGAACGATTCCCAATCAACCCACCAAAAAATAAAGAGGAGTATTACTACCGCTCTATCTTTGCCGAGCACTTCCCCAGCGATTCAGCTGCCCTGAGTGTGCCCAGCGAGGCCAGCGTAGCATGCTCTACCGCCATCGCCCTGGAATGGGACGAGGCCTTCAAGAATATGAACGATCCTTCGGGACGTGCCGTTAAAGGCGTGCATGAGCAGGCCTATTAA
- a CDS encoding ABC transporter ATP-binding protein translates to MIKLENIQKVFRTEEVETVALGGVSLEVKKGEFVAIMGPSGCGKSTLLNILGLLDNPTSGQYLLDGQDVGSLKESQRTKVRKGQIGFVFQSFNLIDELNVEENVELPLTYLGVPKKERKARVEEVLRRMAISHRAHHFPQQLSGGQQQRVAIARAVVMNPKIILADEPTGNLDSKNGLEVMQLLTQLNQEGTTVVMVTHSERDAGYAQRTINLLDGQVVPEVTL, encoded by the coding sequence ATGATTAAGTTAGAAAACATTCAGAAGGTGTTCCGTACCGAAGAGGTGGAGACCGTTGCATTGGGCGGTGTATCGCTCGAAGTAAAGAAAGGCGAGTTCGTGGCCATCATGGGTCCATCGGGCTGTGGTAAATCAACCTTACTTAACATTCTGGGTTTGCTCGATAATCCTACCAGTGGTCAGTATCTGCTGGATGGTCAGGATGTGGGCTCGCTCAAGGAGAGTCAGCGTACCAAGGTTCGCAAGGGCCAGATTGGTTTCGTGTTCCAGAGCTTTAACCTGATTGATGAATTGAATGTTGAAGAGAATGTAGAGTTGCCTCTTACTTATCTGGGTGTGCCCAAGAAGGAACGCAAGGCAAGGGTAGAGGAGGTACTGCGCCGCATGGCCATCAGTCATCGTGCCCACCACTTCCCCCAGCAGTTGTCAGGAGGTCAGCAACAGCGTGTGGCCATCGCCCGTGCCGTAGTGATGAATCCTAAGATTATCCTCGCCGATGAGCCCACTGGTAACCTCGACTCAAAGAACGGACTTGAGGTGATGCAGCTTCTTACCCAGCTGAATCAGGAGGGTACCACCGTGGTAATGGTAACCCACTCGGAGCGCGATGCCGGTTATGCCCAGCGCACCATCAACCTGCTCGACGGTCAGGTAGTGCCTGAGGTTACGCTGTAA
- a CDS encoding ABC transporter permease translates to MNVIKSLNQRGQHNWIKILCLAVGLATGIVLIGKAGFEQSWDKDFDTSDRIYVLYEDIIRDGEYQHYSQTSGAIAHGLKRYCPQVEAATRYTGFGWDLPLVTEDDKRIRTNFFFTDSCFFDVFPYRILAGNPKKTLSQPNYCMIPQSIAEKLGGDVIGKKVYYNKRGNLALTIGGIYEDIPLNTRLHDLEVLVSMPTLPQITWDGRDNWVGNDRYFGYVRLAEGITPDDLKAQIAKMRRDNLPADELKKAGVDLDYSLRPLADYHTQDDATRRMIWIISLLAMVLIGCAVMNYLLLVIGGISRRAREMAVHRCYGAEVRNIYGRVMIESVLHLLLSLALAAGLLFVFQDTIQELTGTPLPVILTTGHNIGFIALTCLVVLVITGLVPGWAYTHIPMTAAFKHYNHSHRAWKMLLLGLQFGSATFLFVLLLVVGRQYQLMVNDNPGYDYSTLADLNTDELSLTQKRLVVSELKKLSGVKGVTTSYAYLPEMQSGDNIFLPGDDKEYMNVADLFDVGDDYFEVMGIPVIAGRTFTQQTDTMREAMVSRKFEEKMKQLAGWDQAVGKQVICTSYEGPYTIVGVFDDPRIGSITHPDTRPSICFYDQNMRYTHHITVRFHDMGALDAANKRLHELIPENPDVVMRPYTMLMTQLYTDAHRFRSTVMIGGMVALIIALIGLIGYLAGELARRQKEIAVRKVNGAHIIDVLQLFIRDILRLALPAVVIGAIGGWYVSRLWLEQFSEKAVLLPVLFGLCALAVVVVILSVVCIGCYRVASSNPVDYLKNE, encoded by the coding sequence ATGAACGTTATCAAATCTCTCAATCAGCGTGGTCAGCACAACTGGATTAAGATTCTCTGTCTGGCTGTTGGTCTGGCTACTGGTATTGTATTAATAGGTAAGGCTGGTTTCGAACAGTCGTGGGATAAAGACTTCGATACGAGCGACCGCATCTATGTGCTCTATGAGGATATCATCCGCGATGGTGAATATCAGCATTACTCACAAACATCGGGTGCTATCGCTCACGGCTTGAAGCGCTACTGCCCGCAGGTTGAGGCCGCTACCCGCTATACAGGCTTTGGTTGGGACCTGCCACTGGTTACCGAAGACGATAAGCGCATACGTACCAATTTTTTCTTTACCGATAGCTGTTTCTTCGATGTGTTTCCCTACCGTATTCTGGCAGGTAATCCAAAGAAAACGCTCAGTCAGCCCAACTACTGCATGATTCCGCAGTCGATAGCCGAGAAACTGGGGGGCGACGTGATTGGTAAGAAGGTGTATTATAATAAGCGTGGCAATCTGGCACTCACTATTGGCGGTATCTACGAGGATATCCCCCTGAACACCCGACTGCACGACTTGGAGGTGCTGGTATCGATGCCTACACTGCCCCAGATAACCTGGGATGGTCGCGACAACTGGGTGGGTAACGATCGCTACTTTGGCTATGTGCGATTGGCCGAGGGAATCACTCCCGACGATTTGAAAGCACAGATTGCGAAGATGCGACGCGACAACCTGCCTGCCGACGAACTGAAGAAGGCCGGTGTGGATCTCGATTACTCGCTGCGCCCGTTGGCCGACTATCATACACAGGACGATGCTACACGTCGTATGATATGGATTATCTCGTTGCTGGCCATGGTGCTGATTGGCTGTGCGGTGATGAACTATCTGTTGCTGGTGATTGGTGGCATTAGTCGCCGCGCTCGTGAGATGGCTGTACACCGTTGCTATGGTGCCGAGGTGCGAAATATCTATGGTCGCGTGATGATCGAGAGTGTGCTGCACCTGCTGTTATCGTTAGCGCTGGCCGCAGGCTTGCTGTTCGTCTTCCAGGATACCATCCAGGAACTTACGGGCACGCCACTACCGGTCATCCTTACTACAGGTCATAACATTGGGTTCATCGCCCTTACTTGTCTGGTGGTGCTGGTTATCACAGGTCTGGTGCCCGGTTGGGCTTACACCCACATCCCCATGACTGCCGCCTTTAAGCATTACAACCATTCGCACCGTGCGTGGAAAATGCTGTTGCTGGGATTGCAGTTCGGTTCGGCCACCTTCCTCTTTGTACTACTGCTAGTGGTAGGTCGCCAGTATCAGCTGATGGTGAACGATAATCCAGGTTACGACTATTCAACCCTGGCCGATCTCAATACCGACGAGCTCTCGTTGACACAGAAACGACTGGTGGTTAGTGAGCTCAAAAAGCTGTCGGGTGTGAAAGGTGTTACCACATCTTATGCCTACCTGCCTGAGATGCAGAGTGGCGATAACATCTTCCTGCCAGGCGATGACAAGGAATACATGAATGTGGCCGACCTGTTTGATGTAGGCGATGATTACTTCGAGGTGATGGGCATACCCGTGATTGCTGGTCGTACCTTTACGCAGCAGACCGACACCATGCGCGAGGCGATGGTAAGTCGTAAGTTCGAGGAGAAGATGAAGCAGTTGGCTGGTTGGGATCAGGCTGTTGGCAAGCAGGTAATCTGTACCTCTTACGAAGGTCCTTACACCATCGTGGGTGTGTTCGACGATCCCCGTATCGGTAGTATCACCCATCCCGACACGCGTCCCAGCATCTGTTTCTACGACCAGAACATGAGATACACCCACCATATCACCGTGCGTTTCCACGATATGGGTGCGCTCGATGCCGCCAACAAGCGTTTGCACGAGCTGATTCCCGAGAATCCCGATGTAGTCATGCGCCCCTATACCATGTTAATGACGCAGCTTTATACCGACGCCCACCGTTTCCGCAGTACCGTGATGATTGGTGGAATGGTAGCTTTGATTATTGCCCTGATCGGACTGATTGGTTATCTGGCTGGTGAGTTGGCTCGCCGACAGAAGGAGATTGCCGTGCGCAAGGTGAACGGCGCGCATATCATCGATGTGTTGCAGCTCTTTATCCGCGATATTCTGCGCCTGGCCTTGCCTGCAGTGGTTATCGGTGCCATCGGTGGCTGGTATGTGTCGCGCTTGTGGTTAGAGCAATTCAGCGAAAAGGCTGTCCTGTTGCCAGTACTCTTCGGTCTTTGTGCCCTGGCAGTAGTGGTGGTTATCCTCTCGGTAGTTTGCATCGGCTGTTATCGTGTGGCCAGCAGCAACCCGGTAGATTATCTTAAGAACGAATAA